In Epinephelus moara isolate mb chromosome 9, YSFRI_EMoa_1.0, whole genome shotgun sequence, a genomic segment contains:
- the camsap1a gene encoding calmodulin-regulated spectrin-associated protein 1a isoform X10, with translation MDVEVSAGRDSTWRRAAAAADDAGGGGMEAQVVPLELYDSARAKIDANLRWLFAKAYGIDHIPADLRDPFYTDQYEQEHIKPPIIHLLLSGELYCRVCGLILHAEQAASLQSHQSVIQALSRKGIYVLETDNTPVSDLDLSSTPIKMSSHIHLIDALMMAYILEMISIEKVVSSVKRFSNFSASKELPFDLEDAMVFWINKVNTKMREIMEKELKMKQHFLESPSHQKVRYRRDHLSGRTLQHFPLLEDLLKDVCDGTALLAVLHFYCPELIRLEDICLKEVPSIADSVYNIQLLQEFSNEYLNKCFYLKPEDLLYSPPVLKKNVMVFIAELFWWFETVKPDFVQPRDLHEIRDVRLLLQPKSSRSHISISNVSKRGLLASSNSADVLAMPPSPDLSAKPSSLSPSHSLLPLRQRQQKVAEESTSELRNRSNSLTRDGQHQGSILAWPERRPRPLSQPVPYALHCPMEEDADSISLARSISKDSLASNIMSFTPKHMLGSGPPLPQHRLSGQSLLSHMRIEDEEEEIEEEELVAVIHPSAFSRRRLGSDMEQDELEIPSAPSTSRGTNTRRSPRLDMGPFTPDHPADSYYLEPLMPAIPKPAKEKSISLNKEEESGESRCRAAAARKAAITVPLTSQRKAPESNRSGFMPIPVADSVPSSLRPPTEGSAGISQPEKKQSSGFFLHLSGEPDQHSPFSTTLEVGQDSDSDIADLEEDDEEDDQMELTREMVRRGKGKYLEEGEVCEFGEGEGESDKLREDSKVSERDDKEGGSGRSSPCLSTISWASSCSASGSTSVKMTSFAERKLLKLGLRDGFSSTSSSQKTTPDGSEVAPCPPWQLRGDCSSSWPGKEPSSVLGKNMAVSPSVVPSELLQLHMQLEEQRRAIEYQKKKMETMSARQRLKLGKAAFLNIVKKGGGRSDTLPLPLKYSQESSEPADRSNVKSQSCKDDSCLDALKMQAKQTEGGQMNRNNRLNTLPQDNGAEPDINECSHSIDLLNVAISSIQQQMMQLSLQQDLLMKSVVSPPERVESSPSTTPTTATQSTSSTSDSRSFAVHFVDIGGSNTTPARRPPKLSSSQRSKTSERKQSKDNSKTASAKSDAQSMESRENSGGFQESGSVESSRPERSIQRNTTFRVRDDSTQRGSGEGTGCPLDITPTSPSQVSEQEENKVADSRREAASGDDSSRVKSQLIEVDLSELKDPQEDGSADVIDCMAEGEQKNVLGFFFKDDEKAEDEMAKRRAAFLLKQQRKAQEARIRKQQQELESELKRDEIKRKAEEDRIRKEEEKARRELIKQEYLRRKQQALMEEQGLVKPRPRTKSRRNRPKSLHREESNSLSKGSTTPDLSCSHRGSTLSLATEADSVISGGAESQRAGSVCSMESFPMLSRASSRNMERDWENGSIASSITSTEYSGPKLFKEPSSKSNKPIIINAIAHCCLAGKVNETQKNVILEELEKCESNHLIILFRDGGCQFRAIYSYSPDTEEIVKFTGTGPRSIGRKMIDKLYKYSSDRKQFNIIPAKSVSVSVDALTIHNHLWQVKRPGSARRK, from the exons ATGGATGTGGAGGTGAGTGCTGGCAGGGACAGCACctggaggagagcagcagcagcagcagatgatgcAGGTGGAGGAGGCATGGAGGCTCAGGTCGTGCCGCTGGAGCTCTATGACTCTGCAAGAGCCAAAATAGACGCAAATCTCCGCTGGCTGTTTGCCAAAGCTTATGGTATAG ATCACATCCCTGCAGACCTGCGGGACCCCTTCTATACCGACCAGTATGAGCAGGAACACATCAAGCCCCCCATCATCCACCTGCTGCTGTCTGGAGAGCTCTACTGCCGAGTGTGTGGGCTCATCCTGCACGCTGAACAGGCTGCCTCCCTCCAAAGCCACCAGTCTGTCATCCAGGCCCTGTCCAGGAAAGGCATCTATGTCCTGGAGACAGACAATACACCTGTGTCTGATCTGGACCTCAGCTCCACTCCCATCAAGATG AGCTCCCACATCCACCTCATTGATGCCCTGATGATGGCCTACATACTGGAGATGATCAGCATAGAGAAGGTGGTGTCAAGTGTCAAGCGCTTTTCCAACTTCAGTGCCTCCAAGGAGCTGCCTTTTGACCTGGAAGACGCCATGGTCTTTTGGATCAACAAG GTGAACACAAAGATGAGGGAGATCATGGAAAAAGAGCTGAAAATGAAGCAACACTTTCTGGAGtcgcccagtcaccagaag GTTCGTTACAGAAGAGATCACCTGTCAGGTCGGACACTTCAGCACTTCCCTTTGTTGGAGGACCTGTTAAAGGATGTGTGTGACGGCACGGCTCTGCTGGCTGTTCTCCACTTCTACTGCCCAGAACTCATTAGACTGGAAG ATATCTGTCTGAAGGAGGTCCCCTCCATAGCTGACAGTGTGTACAACATTCAGCTTCTACAGGAGTTCTCTAATGAGTACCTGAACAAATGCTTCTATCTGAAGCCAGAGGACTTGTTGTATTCTCCACCAGTACTAAAG AAAAATGTGATGGTCTTCATCGCTGAGCTCTTCTGGTGGTTTGAGACTGTGAAGCCAGATTTTGTACAGCCGAGGGACCTTCATGAAATCAGAGATG TGAGATTGCTGCTGCAGCCTAAGAGTTCACGATCCCATATTTCCATCTCCAACGTCAGTAAACGTGGTTTACTGGCATCATCAAACTCGGCCGATGTGTTGGCCATGCCCCCAAGCCCTGACCTCAG CGCTAAACCAAGCTCATTAAGCCCGTCTCACTCTTTACTGCCCctgagacagagacaacagaaaGTGGCTGAGGAGAGCACTTCAG AGCTGAGAAATAGGTCCAACTCTCTGACACGTGATGGACAGCACCAGGGCTCAATACTGGCCTGGCCAGAGAGGAGACCGAG GCCTTTATCCCAGCCGGTGCCCTACGCTCTGCACTGTCCCATGGAGGAAGATGCAGACAGTATCAGCCTCGCTCGCTCCATCAGCAAAGACAGCCTGGCCTCAAATATTATGAGCTTTACCCCCAAACACATGCTAGGGTCAGGCCCTCCATTGCCTCAGCACAGACTCAGTGGTCAAAGCCTGCTTAGTCACATGCGcatagaggatgaagaggaggaaataGAAGAGGAGGAACTGGTTGCTGTCATCCACCCTTCTGCATTTTCTCGACGTCGGCTTGGGAGTGACATGGAGCAGGATGAGCTGGAAATCCCGAGTGCACCCTCCACCTCAAGGGGGACTAATACTCGTCGCTCTCCCCGCCTTGACATGGGTCCCTTTACACCCGACCACCCGGCAGACAGCTACTATCTGGAGCCTTTGATGCCAGCCATCCCTAAGCCAGCCAAAGAGAAGAGCATCAGCCTgaacaaggaggaggagagtggcGAGAGTCGCTGTAGAGCAGCAGCTGCTAGGAAAGCAGCCATTACTGTCCCACTGACCTCACAGAGGAAAGCCCCTGAGTCAAACAGAAGTGGCTTTATGCCGATACCTGTGGCTGACTCAGTCCCGAGCTCTCTCAGGCCACCCACAGAGGGGTCTGCAGGCATCTCTCAGCCTGAGAAGAAACAGTCCTCAGGCTTTTTCCTTCATTTGTCAGGAGAGCCAGACCAACACAGTCCTTTCTCCACTACGCTTGAGGTAGGGCAAGACTCTGACTCTGACATCGCAGACCTGGAGGAAGATGACGAGGAGGACGATCAGATGGAGCTGACTAGGGagatggtgaggagaggaaaagggaaATACTTAGAGGAGGGAGAGGTGTGTGAgtttggagagggagagggcgAGTCAGACAAACTGAGAGAAGACTCAAAGGTAAGTGAGCGGGACGATAAGGAAGGCGGCAGCGGACGCTCGAGCCCTTGCCTCAGCACAATATCCTGGGCGAGCAGCTGCAGCGCTTCGGGAAGCACCAGTGTCAAGATGACCAGCTTTGCGGAGAGAAAGCTCCTTAAACTCGGTCTCCGGGATGGATTCTCAAGTACCAGCAGCTCTCAGAAGACCACGCCAGATGGCTCTGAAGTGGCCCCTTGCCCACCATGGCAGCTGAGGGGTGACTGCAGCTCGAGCTGGCCAGGGAAGGAGCCCAGTTCTGTGCTAGGGAAGAATATGGCGGTGAGTCCCTCAGTAGTGCCTTCAGAGCTGCTGCAACTTCACATGCAGCTAGAAGAGCAAAGACGGGCTATTGAGtatcagaagaagaagatggagacCATGTCTGCGCGGCAGCGACTAAAGCTAGGGAAAGCTGCATTCTTGAACATCGTTAAGAAGGGCGGGGGTAGGAGTGACACGCTTCCTCTGCCCCTGAAATACTCCCAGGAGTCCTCAGAACCAGCTGACAGGAGTAATGTGAAGAGCCAGTCGTGCAAGGATGACTCCTGTCTTGATGCTCTGAAGATGCAGGCAAAGCaaacagagggaggacagaTGAATAGAAACAACAGGTTGAACACCCTGCCCCAGGATAACGGTGCAGAACCTGACATAAATGAGTGTTCCCACTCCATAGATCTACTCAACGTAGCTATTAGCTCCATTCAGCAGCAGATGATGCAGTTGTCTTTACAGCAAGACCTGCTGATGAAGAGTGTGGTCTCACCTCCAGAGCGGGTAGAATCAAGCCCTAGCACAACCCCCACTACAGCAACACAATCAACATCCTCTACCTCAGACTCCAGATCTTTTGCGGTTCACTTTGTAGACATCGGTGGCAGCAACACAACCCCCGCTCGCCGTCCTCCTAAGCTTAGCTCCAGCCAACGCAGCAAAACCTCGGAGCGAAAACAAAGTAAAGACAACAGCAAGACGGCTTCTGCCAAGTCTGATGCACAGTCCATGGAGAGCAGAGAAAATTCTGGTGGATTCCAGGAGAGCGGTAGTGTTGAGAGCTCCAGGCCAGAGAGAAGCATTCAGAGAAACACCACCTTTAGAGTCCGCGATGATTCCACCCAACGCGGCAGTGGAGAGGGAACTGGGTGCCCCTTGGACATTACACCAACGTCTCCTTCACAGGTTTCAGAACAAGAGGAGAACAAAGTTGCAGACTCACGGAGAGAGGCTGCAAGTGGGGATGACAGTTCCAGGGTCAAGAGTCAACTGATCGAGGTGGACCTATCAGAGCTTAAAGATCCACAGGAGGACGGTAGCGCAGACGTTATAGACTGCATGGCAGAGGGCGAGCAGAAGAATGTGCTAGGTTTCTTCTTTAAG GATGATGAAAAAGCAGAGGATGAAATGGCGAAACGTCGTGCTGCCTTCCTGCTCAAACAGCAACGCAAAGCTCAAGAGGCGAGAATACGCAAACAGCAGCAAGAACTGGAGAGCGAGCTCAAACGTGATGAGATCAA GCGTAAGGCAGAAGAAGACCGCATTcgtaaggaggaggagaaggcgCGACGAGAGCTAATTAAGCAGGAGTACCTGCGGAGGAAGCAGCAAGCGTTGATGGAAGAGCAAGGTCTGGTCAAGCCTCGCCCACGCACTAAATCTCGCAGGAACAGGCCTAAATCACTGCACCGCGAAGAGTCCAACAGCCTCTCCAAAGGATCCACTACAC CTGATCTGAGCTGCAGTCATCGAGGATCAACGCTCTCTTTGGCAACTGAGGCAGACAGCGTCATCTCTGGAGGGGCAGAGTCACAGAG GGCTGGATCAGTGTGCTCTATGGAGTCATTCCCCATGCTGAGCAGGGCGTCCAGCAGGAACATGGAGAGGGACTGGGAGAACGGTTCTATAGCCTCTTCCATCACTTCAACTGAGTACAGTG GCCCTAAACTCTTCAAGGAGCCGAGCTCCAAGTCCAACAAGCCAATCATCATCAATGCCATCGCTCACTGCTGTCTGGCTGGAAAGGTTAATGAGACCCAGAAGAATGTTATTCTGGAG GAGCTGGAAAAGTGTGAGTCCAATCACCTGATCATCCTCTTCCGTGACGGCGGGTGCCAGTTCCGTGCCATTTACTCGTACTCACCAGACACTGAGGAGATTGTCAAGTTTACGGGCACGGGACCGCGCTCCATCGGCCGGAAGATGATCGACAAGCTCTACAAATACAGCTCGGACCGCAAGCAGTTCAACATCATCCCTGCCAAGTCAGTGTCGGTCAGCGTGGACGCCCTCACCATCCACAATCACCTCTGGCAGGTCAAGAGACCGGGGAGCGCACGGAGGAAGTGA